A genomic segment from Luteolibacter ambystomatis encodes:
- a CDS encoding PSD1 and planctomycete cytochrome C domain-containing protein, whose product MKFVWMSMMAIGLQAGMQVLAADTPLFNRDIRPILSEKCYSCHGFDPKHRKADFRLDTPEGACATTDSKLPGIKPGSTSGSEVWQRILATDPDEVMPPPESHKTLSPDEKELIRKWIEAGARYEKHWAFEAPVRPAVPQPSVNPIDAFLGERLLRTGLKPSAEADKETLLRRVTLDLTGLPPTIKELDDFIADQDPDAYDRVVARLLESPHYGERMATQWLDLARYGDTNGYLHDLLRTGWPWRDWVIQAFNANMSYDRFVIEQLAGDMLPEATPEQILATSFNRNHLITAEGGTIAAEYLNEYAADRAQTVGTAFLGLTLNCCRCHDHKFDPIKQEDFYSLQSYFNSITEKHVENDKSAAYPPLIEIASPLVPQGPKVKVMVMQEAATPTPTFVLTRGQYDQPDKSHPVVRRPPPVLGESLPDAPANRLGLARWLVSQRNPLLARVTVNRLWQQFFTTGIVKSADDFGMQGEYPVHPELLDWLAVEFRDGSASARPWDVRHMVRLIVTSAAYRRSSVIRPEVTAKDPDGRLLASFPRRRLTAEELRDQALSASGLLSEDMGGAPVFPYQPSGLWEERSNEGSNTKAYKQSLGGALHRRSLYTFWKRTSPPPFMILFDAPDRTSCSVRRMPTNTPLQALATLNDEQILECAKQLAERMLKTSIPTRGRLVLLFRTVTARSPSDADIRTLADGLDALQARYRATPADAAALLQQGTTAVDASLNPSELAAWMLIASTVLNLDQTLVRD is encoded by the coding sequence ATGAAGTTTGTCTGGATGAGCATGATGGCGATCGGTTTGCAGGCTGGGATGCAGGTCCTTGCGGCGGACACGCCCTTGTTCAACCGGGACATTCGTCCGATCCTCTCGGAGAAATGCTATTCGTGCCACGGGTTCGACCCGAAGCACCGCAAAGCGGATTTCAGGCTCGATACACCCGAAGGTGCCTGCGCCACCACGGACAGCAAATTGCCCGGCATCAAACCCGGCTCCACCAGCGGCAGTGAAGTCTGGCAGCGCATCCTGGCAACCGACCCGGATGAGGTCATGCCTCCTCCGGAATCCCACAAGACACTTTCTCCGGACGAGAAGGAACTCATCCGCAAATGGATCGAAGCCGGTGCCCGCTATGAAAAGCACTGGGCCTTCGAGGCTCCCGTACGGCCTGCGGTACCGCAACCTTCCGTGAATCCGATCGACGCGTTCCTCGGTGAACGCCTGCTCCGCACCGGCTTGAAGCCCTCCGCCGAAGCGGACAAGGAGACGTTGCTGCGCCGGGTCACGCTGGACCTAACAGGATTGCCACCGACGATCAAAGAGCTGGATGACTTCATCGCCGATCAGGACCCGGATGCCTATGACCGCGTGGTCGCACGATTGCTGGAATCGCCCCACTATGGCGAGCGGATGGCCACCCAGTGGCTGGATCTCGCGCGCTATGGCGACACCAATGGGTATCTCCACGATTTGCTTCGCACCGGCTGGCCATGGCGGGACTGGGTCATCCAGGCTTTCAACGCGAACATGTCTTACGATCGCTTCGTGATCGAGCAACTCGCGGGCGACATGCTGCCGGAGGCCACTCCGGAACAGATCCTCGCGACCAGTTTCAACCGGAACCATCTGATCACCGCGGAGGGCGGCACGATTGCCGCCGAGTATCTGAATGAATATGCGGCGGACCGCGCCCAGACCGTTGGCACGGCTTTCCTGGGTCTCACGCTCAACTGCTGCCGCTGCCACGATCACAAGTTCGATCCCATCAAGCAGGAGGACTTCTACAGCCTTCAATCCTACTTCAATTCCATCACCGAGAAACACGTCGAAAACGACAAGTCCGCGGCGTATCCTCCGCTGATCGAAATCGCCTCTCCTCTCGTTCCGCAGGGACCGAAGGTGAAGGTGATGGTCATGCAGGAGGCGGCCACGCCCACTCCGACGTTCGTGCTGACGCGCGGGCAGTATGACCAGCCGGACAAGAGCCACCCGGTGGTCAGGCGCCCGCCTCCGGTGCTCGGTGAATCTCTCCCCGATGCTCCCGCAAACCGGCTGGGACTGGCACGCTGGCTGGTGTCGCAGCGCAATCCCCTGCTCGCACGGGTGACTGTCAACCGCTTGTGGCAACAGTTCTTCACCACCGGCATTGTGAAGTCGGCGGATGACTTCGGCATGCAGGGCGAATATCCCGTGCATCCGGAGTTGCTGGATTGGCTGGCAGTGGAGTTCCGGGATGGCAGTGCCTCCGCGAGGCCCTGGGATGTGCGGCACATGGTGAGGTTGATCGTGACCAGTGCCGCCTACCGCCGTTCATCCGTCATCCGTCCTGAAGTGACCGCCAAGGATCCCGATGGCAGGCTGCTCGCAAGTTTTCCACGGCGCCGGCTCACTGCGGAAGAACTGCGGGATCAGGCGCTCTCGGCCTCGGGTCTCTTATCGGAGGATATGGGTGGCGCTCCGGTCTTTCCCTATCAGCCATCGGGCTTGTGGGAAGAACGCTCGAATGAAGGCAGCAACACCAAGGCCTACAAACAGAGCCTGGGCGGCGCCCTCCATCGTCGCAGCCTCTACACCTTCTGGAAACGGACCTCTCCGCCTCCCTTCATGATCCTCTTTGATGCCCCCGACCGCACCTCCTGCTCGGTCCGTAGAATGCCGACCAATACGCCGCTGCAGGCCTTGGCCACGCTCAACGACGAACAGATTCTCGAATGCGCGAAGCAACTCGCGGAGCGGATGCTCAAGACCTCCATCCCGACCCGCGGGCGGCTCGTTCTGCTCTTTCGCACCGTCACCGCAAGGTCTCCTTCCGATGCCGATATACGCACGCTGGCGGATGGCT